CTGTTACGTCCTCGTCGCGCTCGTCCAGGACGTGTGCGATGTGGCGCTCGCTGCGGCCGTCGCCGTACACGTCGGCCGTGTCCACGAAGTCGATCCCCGCGTCGAGTGCGGCACGGATGGCCTCTCGGCCTTCCTCGTCGGAAACGTCGCCCCAGTCGCCGCCGACGTTCCACGTCCCCAGTCCGACTTCCGTCACGTCGATGCCCGTCGTGCCGAGTGTGCGATGGCGCATACCCGACCCGACGGGCCTTGGCTACTTGTGCCTGTCACCTCCGACGGCCGGGAAGCCCGATGCGCTGTCGAGGCCGACCGTCTTCCGGCACCGCGGCTGGGAAATGTGTCGAAAAATGTCGGACAGGGTGGTCGCGGACCGTGACAGGGCGGACCGTCCCACGGCGAGCGAGCGGGAAAACGGCGACAGGACTCCGTCTCATACGGACGTAGCGATGTACCGGTGAGCGTCTCCCCCGTCCCAGCGCGCACCGGTACGCAACGACAGCGTTCCGTGTCAGACCCACTCGGCGCGGCGGATGTCGTACCCACCGCAGGCCGGGCAGGAGTGATACTGGACCTGGAAGGCCGCCTCGCATCGCATACACAGATACGGGCAGTCTCCGTCAGTGTCCCCGAGGTGGGAAACGTTTCGTGCCTTATCGAACACTCCCATTGACGACCACACCCCAGGGTTGACGCCACGTCGCTAAAAAGAGAGATGATCGTTCACGTCATTTTATCCGCCTCTCGTCCCGGGGTTGTTTCGATTCGTCGCCAGACAGTACACGACAGAGACACGGTCGGCGGCCGACTGTCTCCGCGTTGCTCGCGGGTCCGTCGGGAGAGGCGACGACAACTGTGGCCCGAGTAAGGGGTTTCTACGGACCGTACGATGCGGGCCGTAGAGAGCGACTAACACGTCGGCTGTACGCCTGTGCAACATTCCGCGACCTTGTGTCGCGAATGTCTCGAACCAGTTGCAGCCGACAGTACAACGCCACGCCGACGATCCCGCATCGTCACGGCCGCGACCGCGGAGATGCGTGCCACTGTCCACAGATTCATTGTTCGTCCGGGAGCACCGGGCCCCATGGACGAGGACCTCCTCGAAGCGCTGGCGAGCCTGCCGACCTTCCACCACGCGACCGTCTCCCCCGACGGGAGCGAGGTCGCCGTCTACTACGACGAGACGGGCCGCAACGAGTTGCACGTCGTCGACGTAGAGACCGGCGAGCGAACGCGCTGGAGCGACGGCGAAGTGCCCCGGAACGCCCGCTGGCACGTCGAGTGGGGAGCCGACGGCGAGCGCGTCTTCTTCCACCTCGACGACGACGGCAACGAGCAAAACGACGTGTACGCGATCGATCGCGACGGCTCGGCCGAGCCAGTCGTCGAGTTGGACGGGCAGACGATCCTGCAGGACATCGGCGAAGACGGCGAGACCCTGCTGGTCGGATCGACGGCGAGCGGTCAGATGCAGCTGTACCGTCACGACTGCGCGACGGGAGCGACCACCCAGCTGACGGCGTACGACCGAGCCGTCGGCGCGGGCGTGCTGTCGCCCGACTGCGAGCGGATCGCCTACGCGACCAACGAGACGGACACCTTCGAGAACACGGACACCTACGTGGCCGACGCCGACGGGTCGAACCCCCGGAACCTGGAGATCGGCGAGACGGGCGCGGAGGTCGCGCCGGTCGACTGGAGTCCCGACGGCGACCGGCTGCTGGTGACGGACAACACGGCGGATCTGGGCCGGTGTGGGGTCTACGATCTGTCGACCGACGAGGTGACCTGGTACGGGGGCGAGTTCGACGAGGACGCCGATTCCTTCCTGCCCGGTGGCGACCGGTTCCTCGCGGTCCGGATACGCGAGTGTGCGAAAGAAGTCGTCGTCTACGACGCCCGGACCGGCGCGGCGACGACGCTCGACCTGCCCACGGGCGTCGCGTCGCTCGGACGTGCGGGCAGCGCCGTCGTCGACGAGGAACGGATCGTCTGCTCGCACACGACGCCGGATCGGCGACCCGAACTGCTGTGTTACGACCTCGCGACCGACGAGACCGAGCAGCTGATCGCGGCCGACTACGGCGACCTCGACCCGGATCGCTTCGTGGACGCCGAGTACTTCACCTTCGACTCCGCGGGCGTCGCCGAGTTTGACGACCGCCCTGGCCAGGGCGTCGAGAGCGACCCTGCCTCCCGCGAGATCGAGGCACTGCTGTACGACAGCGGCGAGCGTCCGTCGCCAGCGATCGTGAACCCCCACGGCGGTCCGCGGGGACAGGACACTCGCGGCTTCGACCTCT
Above is a genomic segment from Halomicrobium sp. LC1Hm containing:
- a CDS encoding prolyl oligopeptidase family serine peptidase, which produces MDEDLLEALASLPTFHHATVSPDGSEVAVYYDETGRNELHVVDVETGERTRWSDGEVPRNARWHVEWGADGERVFFHLDDDGNEQNDVYAIDRDGSAEPVVELDGQTILQDIGEDGETLLVGSTASGQMQLYRHDCATGATTQLTAYDRAVGAGVLSPDCERIAYATNETDTFENTDTYVADADGSNPRNLEIGETGAEVAPVDWSPDGDRLLVTDNTADLGRCGVYDLSTDEVTWYGGEFDEDADSFLPGGDRFLAVRIRECAKEVVVYDARTGAATTLDLPTGVASLGRAGSAVVDEERIVCSHTTPDRRPELLCYDLATDETEQLIAADYGDLDPDRFVDAEYFTFDSAGVAEFDDRPGQGVESDPASREIEALLYDSGERPSPAIVNPHGGPRGQDTRGFDLYTQFLCSQGYSVLKVNYRGSTGRGREFAQAIYDDWGGNEQADIAKGTTILAEKEWVDDDRIAVFGGSYGGYSAYCQLTMYPELYDAGVAWIGVTDLRDLYENTMPHYRTELLEKNVGSPEENPELYDERSPITHAENLAAPLLVLHGVNDRRVPVSQARLFRDRLDELGYEAGEDGDYEYVELGEEGHASTDVDQKIRTFRMLADFLERRL